One window of Salvia splendens isolate huo1 unplaced genomic scaffold, SspV2 ctg316, whole genome shotgun sequence genomic DNA carries:
- the LOC121789719 gene encoding uncharacterized protein LOC121789719 encodes MDNDDYQQVWDEAFDFLVQEVQREADEEAEREAAVPRLIHHRRTIRNHAGVDRMLMVDYFGDNPCYPPEVFCWRFRMSQRLFTHIATTLAGRYRCFTPRRDATGRIGLSTFQKCTAAIRQLPMPGRQTCSTNTCRWARRQAYRVSTEANRRRLPEIATNAWECARFSCDDGQHRLHALEVEELPAWKGQFITRFKSKNLSMIPEAVADYRLRIWHTYFGVARSNNDINVLQSLHLFNDECRGEGPEVIFMANGTQFNRAYYLVDEIYPHWPVFAKTIRHPSDGHQTRVLVHVMVLPLRRYRWVYHAVINT; translated from the exons ATGGATAATGACGATTATCAACAAGTATGGGATGAAGCGTTTGATTTTCTAGTTCAAGAGGTGCAGCGGGAAGCTGATGAGGAAGCAGAGCGGGAGGCGGCGGTCCCTCGTCTGATCCATCATCGGCGAACAATCCGCAACCATGCCGGGGTTGACCGGATGCTGATGGTTGACTACTTTGGCGATAACCCCTGTTATCCACCAGAGGTTTTCTGTTGGcgtttcagaatgtcgcaacgacTCTTCACCCATATAGCGACGACATTGGCTGGGCGATACAGGTGCTTCACCCCCCGACGTGATGCgactggccggatcgggctctCGACGTTTCAGAAGTGCACCGCAGCTATTAGACAGCTTCCTATGCCGGGCAGGCAGACATGTTCAACGAATACCTGTAGATGGGCGAGACGACAAGCCTACAG AGTTTCTACGGAAGCCAACCGGCGCCGACTGCCAGAGATTGCTACAAATGCATGGGAGTGTGCACGGTTTTCCTGCGATGATGggcagcatcgattgcatgcactggaagtggaggaactgcccgcGTGGAAAGGGCAATTCATTACTCGGTTCAAAAGCAAAAACCTCTCGATGATCCCGGAAGCCGTAGCTGACTACAGGTTGAGGATCTGGCATACGTATTTCGGTGTCGCAAGATCGAataacgacatcaatgttctgcAGTCGTTGCATCTCTTCAATGACGAGTGCCGGGGTGAGGGTCCGGAGGTCATATTCATGGCCAACGGCACGCAGTTCAATAGGGCATACTATTTGGTAGATGAGATATACCCGCATTGGCCCGTATTTGCCAAGACAATCCGGCATCCG AGCGATGGGCATCAGACGAGGGTGCTAGTTCACGTCATGGTGTTGCCACTGCGCCgatacagatgggtgtaccacgcaGTGATCAATACTTGA